The Mycolicibacterium flavescens genome has a segment encoding these proteins:
- a CDS encoding carboxymuconolactone decarboxylase has product MAKYENLILITESTQEGDALRVPPLPAAEWDESVEQALSSMSPERRNPERAGNLLATMVRHPKLTRAFLRFNFHLLYGSTLPPRLRELAVLRVAHLTTCEYEWRHHVEMGRDEGLTDEVIDAVQRGEASDELDRAVLRAVDELQDSANVSDATWAALSEHLEDRQLMDLVFTIGCYGALAMAINTFGVEPDSENLAER; this is encoded by the coding sequence TTGGCGAAATATGAGAACCTGATTCTCATCACCGAGAGCACACAGGAAGGAGACGCCTTGCGCGTGCCGCCGCTGCCCGCAGCAGAGTGGGACGAATCCGTCGAGCAGGCCCTGTCGAGCATGTCTCCCGAACGGCGCAATCCCGAGCGGGCGGGCAACCTGCTGGCGACGATGGTCCGCCATCCGAAGTTGACCCGCGCCTTCCTGCGGTTCAACTTCCACCTGCTGTACGGGTCGACGCTGCCGCCGCGGCTGCGCGAGTTGGCGGTCCTACGCGTCGCGCATCTGACCACGTGCGAGTACGAGTGGCGCCACCACGTCGAGATGGGCCGCGACGAGGGCCTGACGGACGAGGTCATCGACGCCGTCCAACGCGGTGAGGCGTCAGATGAGCTCGACCGGGCCGTACTGCGTGCGGTCGACGAACTTCAGGACAGCGCCAATGTCTCCGACGCGACGTGGGCCGCCCTGTCCGAACACCTCGAGGATCGTCAGCTGATGGACCTCGTCTTCACCATCGGCTGCTATGGCGCACTGGCCATGGCCATCAACACTTTCGGCGTAGAACCAGACTCCGAAAATCTCGCAGAGAGGTAG
- a CDS encoding amidohydrolase, with amino-acid sequence MLTLKAAGLLDVDAGEIVRPGIVRIDDDRIVAVGGADNSAAVGGADNPTGVGGAAEGDVIDLGDAILLPGLMDMEVNLLMGGRGENPGLSQVQDDPATRVLRAVGNARRTLRAGFTTVRNLGLFVKTGGYLLDVALGKAIDAGWIDGPRVVPAGHAITPTGGHLDPTMFAAFMPGALELTVEEGIANGVDEIRKAVRYQIKHGAQLIKVCVSGGVMSLTGEAGAQHYSDEELRAIVDEAHRRGLKVAAHTHGAEAVKHAVACGIDCIEHGFLMDDEAIQMLVDNDRFLVTTRRLAEAMDVSRAPKALQDKAAEMFPKARTSIKAAYEAGVKIAVGTDAPAIPHGKNADELVTLVDWGMPPAAVLRAATVVAADLIDRTDLGRIAEGYLADIIAVPGDPLADIGVTRDVKFVMKGGKVFRHDSN; translated from the coding sequence ATGCTGACCCTCAAAGCCGCGGGTCTGCTCGACGTCGACGCCGGTGAGATCGTCCGGCCGGGAATCGTCCGGATCGACGACGACCGGATTGTCGCCGTCGGCGGTGCCGACAATTCAGCAGCCGTCGGCGGTGCCGACAATCCAACAGGAGTCGGCGGCGCGGCCGAGGGCGATGTCATCGATCTCGGTGACGCCATCCTGCTGCCCGGCCTGATGGACATGGAGGTCAATCTCCTGATGGGCGGCCGGGGCGAGAACCCGGGCCTGTCCCAGGTCCAGGACGACCCCGCGACCCGGGTGCTGCGGGCCGTCGGCAATGCCCGGCGCACCTTGCGGGCGGGTTTTACCACGGTTCGCAACCTCGGGTTGTTCGTCAAGACCGGCGGGTACCTGCTCGACGTCGCGCTGGGCAAGGCGATCGACGCAGGCTGGATCGATGGTCCGCGGGTGGTCCCGGCGGGCCACGCGATCACCCCGACCGGAGGCCACCTCGATCCGACGATGTTCGCCGCGTTCATGCCCGGCGCGCTGGAACTGACGGTCGAGGAGGGCATCGCCAACGGTGTCGACGAGATTCGCAAGGCGGTGCGCTACCAGATCAAGCACGGCGCGCAGCTGATCAAGGTCTGCGTGTCCGGCGGTGTGATGTCGCTGACCGGAGAGGCTGGCGCACAACACTATTCGGACGAGGAACTACGGGCCATCGTCGACGAGGCACACCGACGTGGGCTGAAGGTGGCCGCGCACACCCACGGAGCCGAGGCGGTCAAGCACGCCGTCGCATGCGGTATCGACTGTATCGAGCACGGCTTCCTGATGGACGACGAAGCCATCCAGATGCTCGTCGACAACGACCGATTTCTGGTGACCACGCGTCGCCTCGCCGAGGCCATGGATGTATCCCGGGCCCCGAAAGCGCTGCAGGACAAGGCCGCCGAGATGTTCCCCAAGGCGCGTACGTCGATCAAAGCCGCATACGAAGCGGGTGTGAAGATCGCGGTCGGCACCGATGCTCCGGCCATTCCGCACGGCAAGAACGCCGACGAGCTCGTCACGTTGGTGGACTGGGGCATGCCACCCGCCGCCGTGCTGCGCGCGGCCACCGTCGTCGCCGCCGATCTGATCGACAGAACCGACCTGGGCCGCATCGCCGAGGGGTACCTCGCGGACATCATCGCGGTCCCCGGTGATCCCCTCGCCGACATCGGGGTTACACGGGATGTCAAGTTTGTAATGAAGGGCGGTAAGGTCTTCCGACATGACTCGAACTGA
- a CDS encoding acyl-CoA dehydrogenase: MQLTFDADVEAFRAEFNAFLDEHLPPDAVALERSRSSSDVPGWARDWQRLMFDNGWLLPGYPPEFGGRNATILQQYVHQEELARRRVYLTYNVQGVGIISASLISFGTPEQQQRWAVPILRAEITASLGMSEPGAGSDLASLRTTAVRDGDHFVVNGQKVWTSGAHDADVLLTFVRSDPKAAKHKGISVLMIPTDLPGVVRRPFASLCGTDDLDFNEVFFNDVRVPAENLVGPLNEGWRVANGSLGHERNMLWLSYADRLQELVEDYRPTSVLDRDRYAGLVMDNQALRLLGSVALARAARGDEDAAALSVLKLFGSEASQAATEYALGAAGADALDHPTFSGPYSAQHLELYRCGWFERYVRTFGGTIAGGTSEIQRNIIAQRLLGLPRN, from the coding sequence GTGCAGCTCACCTTCGATGCTGATGTCGAGGCGTTCCGCGCCGAATTCAACGCCTTCCTCGACGAACATCTTCCCCCCGATGCCGTCGCCCTGGAGCGGTCGCGGTCCAGCAGCGACGTGCCGGGCTGGGCCCGCGACTGGCAACGGCTGATGTTCGACAACGGATGGCTGCTGCCGGGCTACCCGCCGGAGTTCGGCGGGCGCAACGCGACGATCCTGCAGCAGTATGTCCATCAGGAGGAGCTGGCGCGCCGGCGGGTGTATCTGACCTACAACGTGCAGGGCGTCGGGATCATCTCGGCATCGCTGATCTCGTTCGGGACACCCGAACAGCAGCAGCGCTGGGCGGTGCCGATCCTCCGCGCGGAGATCACCGCGTCGCTCGGGATGAGTGAACCGGGCGCCGGATCGGACCTGGCGTCTCTGCGCACCACCGCGGTGCGCGACGGGGACCATTTCGTCGTCAACGGGCAGAAGGTGTGGACCTCGGGGGCGCACGACGCCGACGTCCTGCTGACTTTCGTTCGTAGCGATCCGAAAGCGGCCAAGCACAAGGGCATCAGCGTGCTGATGATCCCGACGGACCTGCCCGGGGTGGTGCGACGGCCGTTCGCGTCGCTGTGCGGCACCGACGACCTGGATTTCAACGAGGTCTTCTTCAACGACGTCCGGGTGCCCGCCGAGAACCTGGTGGGACCGTTGAACGAGGGTTGGCGGGTCGCCAACGGCTCGCTCGGGCACGAGCGAAACATGCTGTGGCTCAGCTATGCGGACCGCCTGCAAGAGCTGGTCGAGGACTACCGTCCCACCTCGGTCCTTGATCGTGACCGGTACGCCGGGCTGGTGATGGACAACCAGGCGCTGCGCCTTCTCGGTTCGGTGGCACTGGCCCGCGCCGCGCGTGGCGACGAGGACGCGGCCGCGCTGTCGGTGCTCAAACTGTTCGGTTCGGAGGCGTCGCAGGCGGCGACCGAGTACGCGCTGGGCGCCGCGGGCGCCGACGCGCTGGATCACCCGACGTTCTCTGGGCCGTACAGCGCGCAGCATCTCGAGCTGTACCGGTGCGGGTGGTTCGAGCGTTACGTCCGCACATTCGGCGGCACCATCGCCGGTGGCACCTCCGAGATCCAACGCAACATCATCGCCCAGCGGTTGCTGGGACTGCCTCGAAACTAG
- the hcaE_1 gene encoding Rieske (2Fe-2S) domain-containing protein — MAFFPKPEEGSWTEHWPELGTAPVDYTDSIDPEQWKLEQQAIFRKCWLNVGRVERLPKKGSYFTREMPSAGAGTSVIIVKDGDEVRAFHNMCRHRGNKLVWNDYPGEEVSGTCRQFTCKYHAWRYNLKGDLTFIQQEGEFFDVDKADYGLVPVRCEVWEGFIFINFDDDAEPLTEYLGDFAKGLEGYPFHEMTETYSYRAEVNSNWKLFIDAFVEFYHAPILHMKQAVKEEAEKLASYGFEALAYDIKGRHSMVSSWGGMSPPKDINMVKPIERILHSGLFGPWDRPKIKGILPEELPPAVNPSRHHAWGQDSFEFFPNFTLLLWAPGWYLTYHYWPTDVDKHIFECTLYFVPATNTRERLAHELAAVTFKEYAFQDANTLEATQTMINTRVVKDFPLCDQEVLLRHLHKTAWDHVNAYKKEKGLTNGQAAATASEKDAINA, encoded by the coding sequence GTGGCATTTTTCCCAAAACCAGAAGAGGGTAGCTGGACCGAGCACTGGCCCGAGTTGGGCACCGCGCCGGTCGACTACACCGATTCGATCGACCCGGAACAGTGGAAGCTCGAGCAGCAGGCCATCTTCCGCAAATGCTGGCTCAACGTGGGACGAGTGGAGCGGCTTCCCAAGAAGGGCAGCTACTTCACGCGCGAGATGCCGTCGGCCGGTGCGGGCACCTCGGTGATCATCGTCAAGGACGGCGACGAGGTGCGCGCATTCCACAACATGTGCCGCCATCGCGGAAACAAGCTGGTGTGGAACGACTACCCCGGCGAGGAGGTCTCGGGCACGTGCCGCCAGTTCACCTGCAAGTACCACGCCTGGCGCTACAACCTCAAGGGTGATCTGACCTTCATCCAGCAGGAGGGCGAGTTCTTCGACGTCGACAAGGCCGACTACGGGTTGGTGCCGGTGCGCTGCGAAGTGTGGGAAGGTTTCATCTTCATCAACTTCGACGACGACGCCGAACCGCTCACCGAATACCTGGGCGACTTTGCCAAGGGGCTGGAGGGTTATCCCTTCCACGAGATGACCGAGACGTATTCCTATCGGGCCGAGGTCAACTCGAACTGGAAGCTGTTCATCGACGCGTTCGTCGAGTTCTATCACGCGCCGATCCTGCACATGAAGCAGGCGGTCAAGGAGGAGGCCGAGAAGCTGGCCAGCTACGGCTTCGAGGCACTGGCCTACGACATCAAGGGCAGGCACTCCATGGTGTCCTCGTGGGGCGGGATGAGCCCGCCGAAGGACATAAACATGGTCAAGCCCATCGAACGGATCCTGCACAGCGGCCTGTTCGGTCCGTGGGACCGGCCGAAGATCAAGGGCATTCTGCCCGAAGAACTTCCGCCCGCGGTCAACCCGTCGCGGCACCACGCCTGGGGTCAGGACTCCTTCGAGTTCTTCCCGAACTTCACGCTGCTGCTGTGGGCGCCGGGCTGGTACCTGACCTACCACTACTGGCCCACCGACGTGGACAAGCACATCTTCGAGTGCACCCTGTACTTCGTGCCCGCGACGAACACGCGCGAGCGACTCGCCCACGAGCTTGCGGCCGTGACGTTCAAGGAGTACGCGTTCCAGGACGCCAACACCCTCGAAGCCACCCAGACGATGATCAACACCCGTGTCGTCAAGGACTTCCCGTTGTGCGACCAGGAGGTGCTGCTGCGTCACCTGCACAAGACCGCGTGGGACCACGTGAACGCCTACAAGAAGGAAAAGGGCCTCACCAACGGACAGGCCGCCGCAACCGCGAGCGAGAAGGACGCGATCAATGCCTAA
- the yvdT_1 gene encoding TetR family transcriptional regulator encodes MTSPSEEPAWKQRAVERSIKTAKLRAAQRVQRFLDAAQAIIIEKGSTDFTVQEVVDRSRQSLRSFYLQFDGKHELLLALFEDALSRSADQIRAATTTEDEPIERLKVAVQLLFESSRPDPTAKRPLFTDFAPRLLLSHPAEVKIAHAPLLALLTELMEEAGEAGQLREGINPKRMAAMTMQTVMFVAQSNGAEDGTTHPITADEVWDFVSHGFAAQ; translated from the coding sequence GTGACGAGCCCCAGCGAGGAGCCTGCCTGGAAGCAGCGCGCGGTCGAACGGTCGATCAAAACCGCGAAGTTACGGGCCGCGCAACGCGTGCAGCGCTTCCTGGACGCCGCGCAGGCGATCATCATCGAAAAGGGCAGCACCGACTTCACCGTCCAAGAGGTCGTCGACCGCTCGCGGCAGTCGCTCCGCAGCTTCTACCTGCAGTTCGACGGTAAGCACGAGCTGCTGTTGGCCCTCTTCGAGGACGCACTGAGTCGGTCTGCAGACCAGATCCGCGCCGCCACCACCACCGAGGACGAGCCAATCGAGCGACTCAAGGTCGCCGTGCAGTTGCTCTTCGAATCCTCGCGTCCGGACCCGACGGCTAAGCGCCCGCTGTTCACCGACTTCGCCCCTCGGCTCCTGCTCTCGCACCCCGCCGAGGTCAAGATCGCACACGCGCCGCTGCTCGCGCTGCTGACCGAGCTGATGGAAGAGGCCGGTGAGGCGGGCCAGCTGCGGGAGGGTATCAACCCGAAGCGGATGGCGGCCATGACCATGCAGACGGTCATGTTCGTGGCACAGTCCAACGGTGCCGAGGACGGCACCACGCATCCGATCACCGCCGACGAGGTCTGGGACTTCGTCTCGCACGGATTTGCCGCCCAGTAG
- the caiA_3 gene encoding acyl-CoA dehydrogenase produces the protein MTELFEPAAFRTALREWLDANDLTPPADDDSLDAHQAQHLRVLKALYDADWMRYGWPESAGGLGGPDILRAIVGEEVVGRGLDHPGPYSMLDVLTPTMIDYARPELAAEMVPRLLSGQESWCQGFSEPGSGSDLASLTTRAVPQGDNWVINGQKVWTSFAQYATRCILLTRTGDANTANHEAITAFFVDLDSPGVSVRPLRTMHDVDEFCEVYFDDVVVPADRMLGNPGDGWKLAMDLLPYERSTCFWQRIAYLYSRFDDLVNEVKGLGTASDSDLGEVYLALHTVRCRSRATQHRLGEGQKLGADTSIDKVLLAGAEQRLYDTVRDLLPGRIELEDNTWRTEYLYSRAASIYGGTAEVQRNIIARRLLDLGKE, from the coding sequence ATGACAGAGCTCTTCGAGCCCGCGGCATTCCGCACGGCGCTGCGGGAATGGCTCGACGCCAACGACCTGACCCCGCCCGCCGACGACGACTCGCTCGACGCGCATCAAGCCCAGCACCTGCGAGTGCTCAAGGCGCTGTACGACGCCGACTGGATGCGCTACGGCTGGCCGGAATCGGCCGGCGGGCTGGGCGGCCCCGACATCCTTCGCGCCATCGTCGGCGAGGAGGTTGTCGGACGCGGTCTCGACCATCCGGGCCCGTACTCGATGCTCGACGTGCTGACACCGACCATGATCGACTACGCGCGGCCCGAACTGGCCGCCGAGATGGTGCCGCGGTTGCTGTCGGGTCAAGAGTCATGGTGCCAAGGCTTTTCCGAACCCGGTTCGGGCAGTGATCTGGCGTCGTTGACGACCCGCGCTGTGCCCCAGGGTGACAACTGGGTGATCAACGGCCAGAAGGTGTGGACCAGCTTCGCGCAGTACGCGACGCGGTGCATCCTGCTCACCCGCACCGGCGACGCGAACACAGCCAATCACGAGGCGATCACCGCGTTCTTCGTCGACCTCGATTCCCCGGGTGTCTCGGTGCGCCCGTTGCGCACGATGCACGACGTCGACGAGTTCTGCGAGGTGTACTTCGACGACGTCGTGGTGCCTGCGGATCGCATGCTGGGCAATCCCGGGGACGGTTGGAAGCTGGCGATGGACCTGCTCCCCTACGAGCGTTCCACCTGCTTCTGGCAGCGCATCGCCTACCTGTACTCGCGCTTCGACGATCTCGTCAACGAAGTCAAAGGCCTTGGCACCGCGTCGGATTCCGACCTCGGCGAGGTGTACCTCGCGCTGCACACAGTGCGTTGCCGTTCGCGCGCCACCCAGCACCGGCTGGGCGAGGGACAGAAGCTCGGTGCGGACACGTCGATCGACAAGGTGCTGCTTGCCGGCGCCGAACAGCGGCTCTACGACACCGTGCGCGATCTGCTGCCCGGGCGCATCGAACTCGAAGACAACACGTGGCGGACCGAATACCTGTATTCGCGGGCGGCAAGCATCTATGGCGGAACCGCCGAGGTGCAACGCAACATCATCGCCCGTCGCCTGCTCGATCTCGGTAAGGAGTGA
- a CDS encoding amidohydrolase 2: MNKDDMILISVDDHIVEPPDMFKNHLPKKYIDEAPRLVHNPDGSDTWQFRDTVIPNVALNAVAGRPKEEYGLEPQGLDEIRPGCWQVDERVKDMNAGGILGSMCFPSFPGFAGRLFATEDQEFSLALVKAYNDWHVEEWCGAYPARFIPMTLPVIWDPTECANEIRRNAERGVHSLTFTENPAAMGYPSFHDFDHWKPMWDALVDTETVLNVHIGSSGRLAITAPDAPMDVMITLQPMNIVQAAADLLWSRPIKEYPTLRIALSEGGTGWIPYFLERVDRTYEMHSTWTGQDFGGKLPSEVFREHFLTCFIADPVGVATRNAIGIDNICWEADYPHSDSMWPGAPEQLNEVLTANNVPDDEINKMTFENAMRWYHWDPFTHITREQATVGALRKAAEGHDVSIQALSKKEKTGASFADFAASAKQVTGNKD; this comes from the coding sequence ATGAACAAGGACGACATGATCTTGATCAGCGTTGATGATCACATCGTCGAACCGCCCGATATGTTCAAAAACCACCTGCCCAAGAAGTACATCGATGAGGCGCCGCGGTTGGTGCACAACCCCGATGGTTCGGACACCTGGCAGTTTCGTGACACGGTGATTCCGAATGTGGCGCTCAATGCGGTGGCGGGCCGGCCGAAGGAGGAGTACGGCCTGGAGCCGCAGGGGCTCGACGAGATCCGGCCGGGTTGCTGGCAGGTCGATGAGCGGGTCAAGGACATGAACGCCGGCGGCATCTTGGGGTCGATGTGTTTTCCGTCGTTTCCGGGTTTTGCGGGTCGGTTGTTCGCCACTGAGGATCAGGAGTTCTCGCTGGCTTTGGTGAAGGCCTACAACGACTGGCATGTCGAGGAGTGGTGCGGGGCTTATCCGGCGCGGTTCATCCCGATGACGCTGCCGGTGATCTGGGATCCGACCGAGTGTGCCAACGAGATCCGGCGCAACGCCGAGCGCGGTGTGCATTCGTTGACGTTCACCGAGAACCCGGCGGCGATGGGATATCCGAGTTTCCACGATTTCGATCATTGGAAGCCGATGTGGGACGCGTTGGTCGACACCGAGACGGTGCTCAACGTGCACATCGGTTCGTCGGGGCGGTTGGCGATCACCGCTCCGGATGCGCCGATGGATGTGATGATCACGCTGCAGCCGATGAACATCGTGCAAGCCGCGGCCGATCTGTTGTGGTCGCGTCCGATCAAGGAGTACCCGACGCTGCGGATCGCGTTGAGTGAGGGCGGCACGGGGTGGATTCCGTACTTCCTGGAGCGGGTGGATCGCACCTATGAGATGCACTCGACGTGGACGGGTCAGGACTTCGGGGGCAAGTTGCCCAGTGAGGTGTTCCGCGAGCACTTCCTGACCTGTTTCATCGCCGATCCGGTCGGGGTGGCCACCCGCAACGCGATCGGGATCGACAACATCTGCTGGGAGGCCGACTACCCGCACAGCGATTCGATGTGGCCCGGCGCGCCCGAGCAGCTCAACGAGGTGCTCACCGCCAACAACGTGCCCGACGACGAGATCAACAAGATGACGTTCGAGAACGCGATGCGCTGGTATCACTGGGATCCGTTCACCCACATCACCCGCGAACAAGCCACCGTGGGTGCCCTGCGCAAAGCCGCCGAGGGCCACGACGTCTCGATCCAGGCCCTGTCGAAGAAGGAAAAGACCGGCGCGTCGTTCGCCGACTTCGCGGCCAGCGCCAAGCAGGTGACGGGCAACAAGGACTAA
- a CDS encoding cullin, a subunit of E3 ubiquitin ligase: MDTALGQLFDEQGGVATSGQILAIIPRYTFESVLKARYLERLWHGIYCLGEPSDDMRLRGLDLSCGTTVPVCLSTAAALFGFDTEEPDELHVLNPPGHQLRKADGLVVHRRDGAPLVQAAGRLATSPAWTAIEVACTLRRPRALATLDAALRSGTCNRAELWRAAIRQAGRRGIVAVRDLLPLADARAESPMESEARLAMIDGGLPMPELQYEVVDGNGQLRRLDFAWPDFGVAVEYDGIDWHTEPDVLRNDRRRQLALQDVGWTVIAIVFDDVRHRPADLVARVDRQLRHARAA; this comes from the coding sequence ATGGATACCGCCCTGGGGCAGTTGTTCGACGAGCAAGGTGGAGTGGCGACCAGCGGCCAGATCCTGGCGATCATTCCTCGATACACGTTCGAATCGGTACTGAAAGCCAGGTATCTCGAGCGACTCTGGCACGGGATCTACTGTCTGGGCGAGCCGAGCGACGACATGCGGTTGCGGGGCCTGGACCTCTCGTGTGGCACAACGGTCCCGGTATGCCTGTCGACCGCGGCCGCTCTGTTCGGCTTCGACACCGAAGAACCCGACGAACTTCACGTCCTCAATCCGCCCGGTCACCAGTTGCGCAAGGCAGACGGTCTGGTCGTGCACCGCCGCGACGGCGCGCCGCTGGTGCAGGCCGCCGGGCGGCTCGCCACGTCCCCGGCGTGGACCGCGATCGAAGTGGCCTGCACCTTGCGTCGGCCGCGTGCGCTAGCAACGCTCGACGCCGCGCTCCGCTCAGGCACCTGCAACCGGGCGGAGTTGTGGCGCGCGGCAATTCGACAGGCCGGTCGGCGCGGCATCGTCGCGGTGCGCGACCTTCTGCCTCTCGCCGACGCGCGCGCCGAGTCGCCGATGGAAAGTGAAGCGCGACTTGCGATGATCGACGGTGGCTTGCCGATGCCCGAACTGCAGTACGAGGTCGTCGACGGCAACGGACAGCTACGACGTCTCGACTTCGCCTGGCCCGATTTCGGCGTCGCGGTCGAGTATGACGGCATCGATTGGCACACCGAACCCGACGTGTTACGCAACGACCGTCGGCGTCAACTCGCCTTGCAGGACGTCGGATGGACCGTCATCGCCATCGTCTTCGACGATGTGCGACACCGGCCAGCGGATCTCGTAGCGAGGGTCGATCGACAACTTCGTCACGCTCGCGCCGCGTGA
- a CDS encoding Xaa-Pro dipeptidase, protein MPKLPEEFADLERFTDWCLPNEEERYQKRLSSTMEEMQEFYDAGMERLEAVMEYCDARFPLDGMPEDAKALIHMMQSLVNVSFPIEVWKQPRVLDSGATYITCIREPVV, encoded by the coding sequence ATGCCTAAGCTGCCGGAAGAATTCGCCGACCTGGAGCGGTTCACCGACTGGTGCCTGCCCAACGAAGAGGAGCGCTACCAGAAGCGCCTGTCCTCGACGATGGAGGAGATGCAGGAGTTTTACGACGCCGGCATGGAGCGCCTCGAGGCCGTCATGGAGTACTGCGACGCCCGCTTCCCGCTGGACGGAATGCCCGAGGACGCAAAGGCTCTCATCCACATGATGCAGTCGCTGGTCAACGTGTCGTTCCCGATCGAGGTGTGGAAGCAGCCGCGCGTGCTCGACAGCGGAGCCACCTACATCACCTGCATCAGGGAGCCGGTGGTCTGA
- the echA8_6 gene encoding enoyl-CoA hydratase/carnithine racemase codes for MYIEYEVADRIATITLNRPEAANAQNPELLDELDGAWTRAAEDPEVSVIVLRANGKHFSAGHDLRGGGPVPDKITLEFIIEHEAKRYLEYTLRWRNVPKPSIAAVQGRCISGGLLLCWPCDLIIAADDAQFSDPVVLMGIGGVEYHGHTWELGPRKAKEILFTGRAMTAEEVAATGMVNKVVPRDQLDSETRAMAEQIAKMSPFALRQAKRAVNQTLDVQGFYAAIQSVFDIHQTGHGNALSVGGWPVLVNLDEMKASIQ; via the coding sequence ATGTACATCGAGTACGAGGTCGCCGATCGCATCGCGACCATCACCCTGAACCGGCCCGAGGCCGCCAACGCGCAGAACCCGGAGCTGCTCGACGAACTCGACGGGGCATGGACCCGCGCGGCCGAGGACCCCGAGGTGTCGGTGATCGTGTTGCGTGCCAACGGGAAGCACTTCTCGGCCGGACACGACCTGCGCGGCGGCGGACCGGTACCGGACAAGATCACGCTGGAGTTCATCATCGAGCACGAGGCGAAGCGCTATCTGGAGTACACGCTGCGCTGGCGCAACGTGCCCAAGCCGTCGATCGCCGCGGTGCAGGGCCGGTGTATCTCCGGAGGGCTGCTGCTGTGCTGGCCGTGCGATCTGATCATCGCCGCCGACGACGCCCAGTTCTCGGACCCGGTGGTGCTGATGGGCATCGGCGGTGTCGAATACCACGGCCACACTTGGGAACTCGGACCGCGGAAGGCCAAGGAGATCCTATTCACCGGCCGCGCGATGACGGCCGAGGAGGTCGCGGCCACCGGCATGGTGAACAAGGTGGTGCCTCGCGACCAGCTCGACTCGGAGACCAGGGCGATGGCCGAGCAGATCGCGAAGATGTCACCGTTCGCGCTGCGCCAAGCCAAGCGTGCCGTGAACCAGACGCTCGACGTGCAGGGGTTCTACGCCGCCATCCAGTCGGTGTTCGACATCCACCAGACCGGCCATGGCAACGCGCTCAGTGTCGGCGGATGGCCGGTGCTGGTGAACCTCGACGAGATGAAAGCCAGCATTCAGTAA
- a CDS encoding acyl-CoA dehydrogenase, with the protein MESGLDAESLAMLEDTLRKTMLSVSGAELDAALAELGWAEMLADTPDQAIPLVFRLLGETGSHASVLNDVLLETIGGLPGGTPPMPYTGGGWVVWERTANTEPTLGDLPLRRVPDGELMRMGEARRAVGWWLVGSARGMLALARQHALDRVQFGKPIASFQAIRHRLAETLVAIEGAEATLGLPGTESADLTAMLAKAAAGKAAMTAAKHCQQVLGGIGFTAEHDLHRHVKRVLVLDGLLGSSRELTKRAGAGLRARGSVPRLAHL; encoded by the coding sequence GTGGAATCCGGTTTGGACGCCGAATCACTGGCGATGCTCGAGGACACCCTGCGCAAGACGATGCTGTCGGTCTCCGGGGCGGAGTTGGACGCGGCACTCGCGGAACTCGGCTGGGCCGAGATGCTGGCCGACACGCCCGACCAGGCGATTCCGCTGGTATTCCGGCTGCTGGGTGAAACCGGTTCGCACGCTTCTGTTCTCAACGATGTGCTGCTGGAGACCATCGGCGGACTGCCCGGCGGCACACCGCCGATGCCGTACACCGGCGGTGGCTGGGTGGTGTGGGAGCGCACTGCCAACACCGAGCCGACGCTGGGTGACCTGCCGCTTCGCCGCGTGCCCGACGGCGAGTTGATGCGGATGGGCGAGGCCCGTCGCGCGGTGGGCTGGTGGCTGGTCGGTTCGGCTAGGGGCATGCTGGCGCTGGCCCGTCAGCACGCACTGGATCGCGTCCAGTTCGGTAAGCCGATCGCGTCGTTCCAGGCGATCCGGCACCGGCTGGCCGAGACGCTCGTGGCGATCGAAGGCGCCGAGGCGACGCTGGGCCTACCCGGTACGGAAAGTGCGGACCTCACCGCGATGTTGGCCAAGGCGGCGGCGGGCAAGGCGGCGATGACGGCGGCCAAGCACTGCCAGCAGGTGCTCGGCGGCATCGGCTTCACCGCCGAACACGATCTGCACCGGCACGTCAAACGAGTCCTCGTGCTCGACGGATTGCTCGGTAGCTCACGCGAACTCACCAAGAGAGCCGGAGCCGGCCTGCGGGCCAGAGGCTCCGTCCCGAGGCTGGCCCACCTCTAG